The genome window CCTCCAGGAAAAAACACTCTCagtctccacccccacccccccaagaaAGAGTGCTTCAGGGAGTTTTCTAGGAGGCTGTGCTGGAACAAATGGAGGAACAGGTTTTTCAGGCCTCCATCCTCCCTTCCGGTGTCTGGGGGCGGCACACAGGCCTCAGTGTTTTGGAGAAACAACCCTTATCCTAAATTCAAGCCACACCCTTGATGTATTGCCAAGAAGAAGGTGCAGTCTGGCTTGAGGGTTCCCCAGAAAAGGTAAGAGAGGTACAAAGGAATGGGGCCTGAGACTTGTCGTCAGTCTCCCTCAGGTTGGAGTCAGAGGCCTCACCTGGCCTAGTTACTAAGTGGGGCGCCAAGCGATGCTGCTATCACAGTGCTTAGGGTTCCTTTCGCAATTCAGAATAGTCCTATTGGGCCAcacatagtggctcacacctgttatcccagtAACTCAGGAAGCTGatgtgagaggatcccttgaggccaggaggtagAGACCAGCTTGGGCGACAAAATGAGACCTCatcttataaaaacaaatagccgggcgcggtggctcacgcctgtaatcctagcactctgggaggctgaggcgggcggattgctcgaggtcaggagttcgaaaccagcctgagcaagagcgagaccccgtccctactataaatagaaagaaattaattggccaactaatatatatagaaaattagctgggcatggtggcgcatgcctgtagtcccagctactcgggaggctgaggcagcaggattgcttgagcccaggagtttgaggttgctgtgagctaggctgacgccacggcactcactctagcctgggcaacaagctagactctgtctcaaaaaaaaaaaaaaaacacaaataaatatcacgcctgtaatcccagcactctaggaggcccaggcgggaggatcactggagctcagtagttcgaaaccagcctgagcaagagtgagaccccatctctactaaaaatagaaagaaattaattggtcaaccaaaaatatatagaaaaaattagccgggcatggtggcacatgcctgtagtcccagctccttgggaggctgaggcaggaggattgcttgagcccaggagtttgaggttgctgtgaggtaggctgatgccacagcactcactctagcctgggcaacaaagcaagactctgtctcaaaaaaaaaaaaaaagaggccgggcgctgtggctcacgcctgtaatcctagctcttgggaggccgaggcgggcggattgctcaaggtcaggagttcaaaaccagcctgagcaagagcgagaccccgtctctaccataaatagaaagaaattaattgggcaactgatatatatataaaaaattagccgggcatggtggcgcatgcctgtagtcccagctactcgggaggctgaggcagaaggatcactcaagcccaggagtttgaggttgctgtgagctaggctgacgccacggcactcactctagcctggacaacaaagtgagactctgtctcaaaaaaaaaaaaaaaaaaaaaaaaaaagagtgcactATTGTAACTAAGTCCACTGAGGCTTGGTAACCCCCAAACTAGGACCTGGATGCACCATATTACTCCTTCAGCCCTCCTATCAACAAGATAGATGGAATTTTCCAGTCAGCTCTAGAGTGATCAATAGATTTTAATGGCTCACAAAAGAGTGCTTGTCTTTTCACCTTAGATGTTCAGTGTCTCTTGCTCCCTTGTTCTCTCCCCTACCCCTGCTCCCTCTACCCACTCCACAGTCCCAGCAAGAGCCAGGCCAGGGCGGTAGCTGCTGCGGTCAAGATGCATGCAGGAGCCACGTGGCTTGCCACGCCGCTGTCGCACAGGTCCCCGAGGCAGCAGGCCCTATGGGCTGTGCAGGTCACGTCTCCCACTGACTCTGTTTCCACTTGATTGCAATGATGGGCTGCCATGCAGGCTGGGTGTTGTTGAGTCAAGGtcactgaggctgagagagagaatgagactgAGGTGTTGGACTCCTGGCTTCATGACTTGCCTTCTGGGGCAGAGCAGATGTGATTTTAAGGAGCCCAAAGGGAGTCTCTGTCCCCTCAAAATACCCCTCCTTGAAACCAAGCAATCACAGTTAGCACATTGACATTGTGAGCTCCTGATGTGATGCACCGAGAAGGGCACAATCTCTCTCCTGCAGTGTTCTTGCCTAAAACACATGACCTCAGCTTCATCAGGGGAAAATAACCAATAAATCCAAattgagggccgggcgcagtggctcatgcctataatcctagcactctgggaggccgaggcgggcggattgctcgaggtcaggagttcgaaaccagcctgagcaagagcgagaccccgtctctactataaatagaaagaaattaattggccaactaatatatatagaaaaaattagccggggcgtggtggtgcatgcctgtagtcccagctactcgggaggctgaggcagaaggatcgcttgagcccaggagtttgaggttgctgtgaactaggctgacgccagggcactcactctagcctgggcaacaaagtgagactctgtctcaacaaaaaaaaaatccaaggccgggcgctgtggctcacgcctgtaatcctagctcttgggaggccgaggcgggcggattgctcaaggtcaggagttcaaaaccagcctgagcaagagcgagaccccgtctctactataaatagaaagaaattaattggccaactgatatatatataaaaaaaaaaaaattagccgggcatggtggcgcatgcctgtagtcccagctacccgggaggctgaggcagaaggatcactcgagcccaggagtttgaggttgctgtgagctaggctgacgccacggcactcactctagcctaggcaagaaagcaagactctgtctcaaaaaaaaaaaaaaaaaaaaaaaaaaaaaaaaatccaggccgggcgtggtggctcacgcctgtaatcctagcactttgggaggccgaggcgggcggattgctcaaggtcaggagttcgaaaccagcctgagcgagaccccgtctctaccaaaaatagaaataaattaattgaccaactaaaaatatatatacaaaaaattagccgggcctggtggtgcatgcctgtagtcccagctactcgggaggctgaggcagtaggatcgctgagccccagagtttgaggttgctgtgagccaggctgacgccatggcactcactctagcctgggcaacaaagtgagactctgtctcaaaaaaaaaaaaaaaaaaaaaaatccaaattgagGGGCATTCTATAAAGTAATTTATCAGGGGTCTTCAGAAGCATCGAgttcatgaaagacaaagaaaaactgagaacCAGCGCAGGTTGGAGGCAACTAAGAAGATGCCAGAACTAAATGCAATGCAGGATCCTGGTTTGGATCCCAAATCGGAAAAAGGATGTAAATGGAACAACAGGCTAACTTGAATAAAGTCTGCAAATTAGTTAGTAGTATCCTAGTATCGTACCAGTGTTCTTTTCTGATTCTGATAATCGTATTATCAATGCTCTATAAAGTGTTAGTATTAGGGGAAGCTgcctatttttgcaacttttctgtcaATATAAAACTATTCAAGATGAAACAgtaaaacatatacacatatatatgtcctTCAAGCTTTCCATGTGTGAGTAAAGGGCCTGCAAGCGTCTTTCTGGAGAGTAAAGAGGGGCAGGGGAAGCATAAGGACTGCGGCTTCTGCTAGGAGCCAGAAGGGGGACAGAGTGCTCTACTGCACCATCTGCTCAGAGCCAGACTGAGcctggaaggttctggaagccagaaggaTTGAAGTagggctggaggcagggaagggctgagggaagaaggagaaactgaggacTCACAATTCCCAGATAGCTTGGTCTGTCCCAGGTCTGGTTGGGGTCTTCGGTCCCGGAAGCCACAGCGTCGGCCCTCTCTGCAGCCGGGCACGGTCTCTTTGCAGGAGCTGCTGGGGCTTCCACCGCAGCCATAGCAGCCACAGCACCGCATGCGGCTTCCTGGCAGGAGAAGAGAAGAGCTGGACCTGGGCCCTGCAGGGGGGGAGGGAGCCGGCTAGCAGAAGGGGAGG of Microcebus murinus isolate Inina chromosome 5, M.murinus_Inina_mat1.0, whole genome shotgun sequence contains these proteins:
- the LY6G6D gene encoding lymphocyte antigen 6 complex locus protein G6d; translated protein: MRCCGCYGCGGSPSSSCKETVPGCREGRRCGFRDRRPQPDLGQTKLSGNSSVTLTQQHPACMAAHHCNQVETESVGDVTCTAHRACCLGDLCDSGVASHVAPACILTAAATALAWLLLGLWSG